One Hippoglossus hippoglossus isolate fHipHip1 chromosome 13, fHipHip1.pri, whole genome shotgun sequence genomic window carries:
- the LOC117772590 gene encoding uncharacterized protein LOC117772590 isoform X1: MAPSCFLSYPRFYLQLSEISPPVISRTQKKEESTHTHTMKFKSFVPACLLLLWTLPDTAAVEKIGVTTTLDGIKMTCKGGGEYFPSTGEPSMNLLYKDENTGEYHCLKNETKLITIFVKFRTCDTCIELNPASIAGIAIGDAVATIVLGVAVYLVASQAGPVSPHKKTSNRQPPTDTRSRTPNDPYQRLRFKNGARKDEYDVIGNVR, from the exons ATGGCGCCTTCCTGTTTTCTGTCGTATCCTCGCTTTTACTTACAGCTATCTGAAATATCTCCACCTGTCATCAGCAGAActcagaagaaagaggagagcacacacacacacacaatgaaatttaaatcatttgtgCCTGcgtgtttgctgctgctttggACACTGCCAG acacagcagcagttgAAAAGATTGGAGTCACAACAACATTAGACGGGATTAAGATGACTTGCAAGGGCGGAGGTGAATATTTCCCAAGTACAGGGGAGCCATCTATGAATCTGCTCTACAAAGATGAGAACACAGGAGAGTACCATTGCCTCAAAAACGAAACGAAACTCATCACAATCTTTGTGAAATTTCGGA ccTGTGACACCTGCATCGAGCTGAACCCAGCTTCCATAGCCGGCATCGCTATTGGAGATGCGGTGGCAACAATCGTGTTAGGAGTGGCTGTCTACCTTGTCGCGTCTCAGGCTGGTCCAGTCAGCCCTCACAAGAAAA CTTCCAATCGGCAGCCTCCAACTGACACGCGCAGCAGAACCCCAAACGACCCATACCAG CGTCTGAGATTCAAAAATGGTGCTCGGAAGGACGAATATGATGTTATTGGCAACGTTAGATAG
- the LOC117772590 gene encoding T-cell surface glycoprotein CD3 delta chain-like isoform X2 yields MKFKSFVPACLLLLWTLPDTAAVEKIGVTTTLDGIKMTCKGGGEYFPSTGEPSMNLLYKDENTGEYHCLKNETKLITIFVKFRTCDTCIELNPASIAGIAIGDAVATIVLGVAVYLVASQAGPVSPHKKTSNRQPPTDTRSRTPNDPYQRLRFKNGARKDEYDVIGNVR; encoded by the exons atgaaatttaaatcatttgtgCCTGcgtgtttgctgctgctttggACACTGCCAG acacagcagcagttgAAAAGATTGGAGTCACAACAACATTAGACGGGATTAAGATGACTTGCAAGGGCGGAGGTGAATATTTCCCAAGTACAGGGGAGCCATCTATGAATCTGCTCTACAAAGATGAGAACACAGGAGAGTACCATTGCCTCAAAAACGAAACGAAACTCATCACAATCTTTGTGAAATTTCGGA ccTGTGACACCTGCATCGAGCTGAACCCAGCTTCCATAGCCGGCATCGCTATTGGAGATGCGGTGGCAACAATCGTGTTAGGAGTGGCTGTCTACCTTGTCGCGTCTCAGGCTGGTCCAGTCAGCCCTCACAAGAAAA CTTCCAATCGGCAGCCTCCAACTGACACGCGCAGCAGAACCCCAAACGACCCATACCAG CGTCTGAGATTCAAAAATGGTGCTCGGAAGGACGAATATGATGTTATTGGCAACGTTAGATAG
- the LOC117772587 gene encoding transmembrane protein 25 → MECVCLRRWASGSAVVFLHTLALSWTGAIEPAPKIDGWHRAAVTLQENTTHRFNCQADGWDPHAPPLLTWYLNGEQQGTPSPNHGRLVMTSQEDSVLMRPGTNHNSTFSLQARKWDRELVCVASNPWTGESYNATVTLNVQFQPEILRLNAHYTETSDPGLSLILFALVRSNPPATITFVDQSGHLVANTSDFFILDSRSYPWLTNHTLRVTLSSPSGNLSLNASNSVGAVQNNLTLAEFLQSRVEVPMLGIVTGGAMAFMALLILSLIVLCLMQKNKSKSIDEPVEILMTKKSNSANLKAEKGDKTIIPRENMSLPSNMQLNDLSTLRKAREAAQHNSVGEKKKEEEEEEDLSLAYAARGFARYPMVGYIYKVNSTSSEEIWL, encoded by the exons atggagtgtgtgtgtctgaggaggTGGGCTTCGGGCTCTGCTGTCGTGTTCCTTCACACTCTGGCCTTATCCTGGACAG GTGCGATTGAGCCCGCCCCAAAAATTGATGGATGGCACCGGGCAGCAGTGACGCTGCAGGAGAACACGACACATCGGTTTAACTGCCAAGCGGACGGCTGGGATCCTCATGCTCCACCTTTGCTGACTTGGTACCTGAATGGGGAGCAACAGGGAACGCCGTCACCCAACCATGGACGCCtggtgatgacatcacaggaagaTTCAGTGCTCATGAGACCAGGAACCAATCACAACAGCACCTTCTCTCTGCAGGCCAGAAAGTGGGACAGGGAGCTAGTGTGTGTAGCATCGAACCCCTGGACAGGAGAGAGCTACAATGCCACAGTCACACTCAACGTCCAGT TTCAGCCAGAGATCCTCAGGCTGAACGCCCACTACACTGAAACCTCAGACCCCGGCCTCTCCCTGATCCTCTTTGCCCTGGTACGGTCCAACCCGCCTGCCACCATCACCTTCGTTGACCAGTCTGGCCATCTGGTGGCCAACACCTCCGACTTCTTCATCCTGGACTCGCGAAGCTACCCTTGGCTGACCAATCACACGCTGAGGGTGACGCTCAGTAGCCCATCAGGGAATTTATCACTGAACGCAAGCAACAGTGTCGGAGCGGTGCAGAACAACCTCACACTAGCAG aGTTCCTGCAGTCTCGTGTAGAGGTGCCCATGCTGGGAATAGTGACTGGGGGAGCCATGGCTTTCATggccctcctcatcctcagtcTAATCGTTCTCTGCctcatgcaaaaaaacaaaagcaagtctATTG ACGAGCCAGTGGAGATTCTGATGACCAAGAAAAG TAACTCTGCCAACCTGAAAGCAGAGAAGGGCGATAAGACCATCATCCCGAGAGAGAACATGTCTCTGCCTTCAAACATGCAGCTCAACGACCTCAGCACTTTGAGAAAGG CCCGAGAGGCTGCCCAGCACAACAGtgtgggagagaagaagaaagaggaagaggaggaggaagatctgTCTTTAGCCTACGCCGCCAGAG GTTTTGCCAGATATCCGATGGTGGGCTACATCTATAAGGTCAACAGCACAAGCAGCGAGGAGATCTGGCTCTGA